In one Paenibacillus sp. JQZ6Y-1 genomic region, the following are encoded:
- a CDS encoding LLM class flavin-dependent oxidoreductase, whose product MSKRQLKFGAIIHGVGGSMSTWRHPEVLSDASVNFDFYKRQALKAEEGKFDLVFIADGLFINEKSLPHFLNRFEPVTILSALAGVTSKIGLVGTISTSYSEPFTISRQLASLDHISGGRAGWNVVTSPLEGTALNYSRDRHPSHPERYKIAAEYLDVAKGLWDSWEEDAFVRDKESGVFFDPDKLHTLNHKGEYFSVQGPLNIARTPQGQPVIFQAGSSEDGKNLAARSADAIFTGQETLEDAQAFYQDVKTRIKGYGRDEEEVKILPGITPIIGRTEEEAEQKYQEIASLVTIDKALQYLGRFFDHHDFAQYPLDEPFPELNGIGSNSFRSGTDKIKKDAKERNLTLREVALQSATPRSNFIGTAEQVADRIQEWFEQNGADGFIIHSDLPSGLHDFVDQVVPILQARGIYREDYEHDTLRENLGVPIPQNRYAAKPVNS is encoded by the coding sequence ATGAGCAAGCGTCAATTGAAATTCGGAGCGATTATTCATGGGGTAGGCGGTAGTATGTCCACATGGCGTCACCCGGAGGTGCTGTCCGATGCCAGTGTGAATTTTGACTTTTATAAACGTCAGGCATTGAAGGCGGAGGAAGGTAAGTTTGACCTTGTCTTCATTGCGGACGGGCTGTTTATTAATGAAAAATCATTGCCGCACTTTCTCAATCGGTTTGAGCCAGTAACGATTCTGTCGGCGCTGGCTGGTGTCACGTCCAAGATTGGTCTGGTTGGTACGATCTCGACTAGCTATAGCGAGCCGTTCACGATCTCCCGTCAGCTCGCTTCGCTGGATCATATTAGCGGTGGACGTGCAGGCTGGAATGTGGTGACCTCGCCACTGGAAGGTACGGCGCTGAACTATAGCCGCGACCGTCATCCGTCTCACCCTGAGCGTTATAAGATTGCGGCAGAGTATTTGGACGTTGCCAAAGGGCTGTGGGATTCATGGGAAGAGGATGCGTTTGTCCGCGATAAAGAGAGCGGGGTATTCTTTGACCCAGACAAGCTGCATACCCTGAATCATAAGGGCGAATACTTCTCTGTACAAGGACCGCTGAATATCGCTCGTACACCGCAGGGGCAGCCGGTTATTTTCCAAGCCGGTTCATCCGAAGATGGCAAAAATCTCGCTGCACGCTCGGCAGACGCTATTTTCACAGGTCAGGAGACACTGGAGGATGCACAGGCGTTCTATCAGGATGTGAAGACGCGTATTAAGGGCTATGGGCGCGATGAGGAGGAAGTGAAGATCTTACCCGGTATTACGCCGATCATCGGGCGTACCGAGGAAGAGGCAGAGCAGAAATATCAGGAAATCGCCAGTCTGGTTACAATTGATAAGGCGTTGCAATATTTGGGACGTTTCTTTGATCATCACGACTTCGCCCAGTATCCGCTAGATGAGCCTTTCCCAGAGCTGAACGGTATCGGCAGCAATAGCTTCCGCAGTGGCACGGATAAGATTAAAAAGGATGCTAAGGAGCGCAATCTGACGCTACGTGAGGTAGCATTGCAATCGGCAACACCGCGAAGCAATTTTATCGGTACAGCAGAGCAGGTCGCTGACCGCATTCAAGAATGGTTTGAGCAAAACGGGGCGGACGGCTTTATTATTCACTCCGATCTGCCATCTGGATTGCATGATTTTGTCGATCAAGTGGTTCCAATATTGCAGGCGCGTGGTATCTATCGTGAGGACTATGAGCACGATACATTGCGCGAAAATCTGGGTGTACCTATTCCGCAAAATCGGTATGCTGCTAAGCCAGTGAACAGCTAA
- a CDS encoding LysR family transcriptional regulator: protein MNIENMEAFVYIHHYGSFNKAAEILFLSQPSVTARIQSLERELGCKLFERLGRQIVLTEEGRRFLPYAQQVLQVLQKGRQRIQTVKTTPEELTIGCTISVSNYVIPELLPQLKQQYPQTNFKLITATTDQLVSRLLNKEIDIGFVRKMMHPSIRTVSSYEDPISLYVYADHPFAYRPPTSISALERQQLVFFECGSLDWLRIHRVFEAMESPPEIAFQVDHSETAKKLVLQKAGIAFLPGLSVHEEVKQGKLVRVALPEIEGISLQTSLVTLKEQPAHMTSMMADLLRDVDYFRRQDQPEIAVPG from the coding sequence GTGAACATTGAGAATATGGAAGCCTTTGTGTACATCCATCATTACGGCAGCTTTAACAAGGCAGCAGAGATTTTGTTTCTGTCTCAGCCTTCCGTCACCGCGCGAATTCAATCGCTGGAGAGAGAACTGGGCTGCAAATTGTTCGAACGGCTTGGACGTCAAATTGTACTGACGGAAGAGGGTAGACGCTTTTTGCCGTATGCGCAGCAGGTTCTGCAAGTGCTGCAAAAAGGCAGACAACGGATTCAAACGGTCAAGACAACACCTGAGGAGCTGACCATTGGATGCACCATTTCCGTATCCAATTATGTGATACCGGAGCTGTTACCCCAATTGAAGCAGCAATATCCACAAACCAACTTTAAATTAATCACGGCAACGACCGACCAGCTCGTTAGCCGTCTATTGAATAAAGAAATTGATATCGGCTTTGTACGCAAAATGATGCACCCGTCGATCCGTACTGTATCTTCGTATGAAGATCCGATCTCCTTGTACGTATACGCCGACCATCCATTTGCCTATCGTCCGCCTACCTCTATATCTGCACTGGAACGCCAGCAGCTCGTCTTCTTTGAATGCGGCTCACTCGACTGGCTGCGTATCCATCGTGTATTTGAAGCAATGGAATCGCCACCAGAGATCGCCTTTCAAGTCGATCACTCCGAAACCGCCAAAAAACTCGTCCTGCAAAAAGCTGGCATTGCCTTCCTACCCGGCTTGAGCGTACATGAAGAAGTCAAACAGGGCAAACTCGTCCGTGTCGCATTACCAGAAATCGAAGGCATTTCCCTGCAAACCAGCCTCGTCACCTTAAAAGAACAACCTGCTCACATGACATCTATGATGGCTGATCTGCTGCGCGACGTCGACTACTTCCGCCGCCAAGACCAACCCGAAATCGCCGTCCCCGGCTAA
- a CDS encoding transporter substrate-binding domain-containing protein: MLFLSGCASVSESSGGSASGTTTASSGSADAASSDGVRKIIVGTGTQFPNVCFIDENGKLTGYDVELVREIDKRLPDVEFEFKTMEFSNLLLSLETNKIDFVAHQMETNPEREEKYLFNKVPYSIFLNRVAVAKDNNTIKGLDDLKGKKVLTGATSNAAYLLNQYNKTHNNAIDVVYTSGAANDTVQQIVSGRVDATITTDFANRFNTDADGNVALKTVGEPLNESNVYFVFRKDEQPLADEIDKAITEIKADGTLKQLSEKWLGDDFTKTLAEAKVTQ, translated from the coding sequence ATGCTTTTCTTATCCGGTTGCGCTTCGGTTAGCGAATCAAGCGGTGGTTCTGCTAGTGGCACAACAACAGCATCATCCGGTAGTGCCGATGCGGCAAGCTCCGATGGTGTTCGCAAAATTATCGTCGGAACAGGTACGCAATTTCCGAATGTGTGCTTTATCGATGAGAACGGCAAGCTAACCGGCTACGATGTGGAGCTGGTACGCGAGATCGACAAGCGTCTACCAGATGTGGAGTTTGAATTCAAAACAATGGAATTCTCCAACCTGCTGCTGAGTCTGGAAACGAACAAAATCGACTTCGTTGCTCACCAGATGGAAACTAACCCAGAGCGCGAGGAGAAATACCTGTTCAACAAAGTGCCATACAGCATTTTCCTGAATCGTGTAGCAGTCGCGAAGGATAACAATACCATCAAAGGTCTAGACGATCTGAAAGGCAAAAAAGTACTGACTGGCGCAACAAGTAACGCGGCGTACCTGCTGAATCAATACAATAAGACGCATAACAACGCAATCGACGTTGTTTACACTAGCGGGGCAGCCAATGATACAGTACAGCAAATCGTATCAGGACGCGTGGATGCAACGATTACTACCGATTTTGCGAACCGCTTCAACACCGATGCAGACGGCAATGTAGCCCTGAAAACAGTCGGCGAGCCGCTGAACGAATCGAATGTATACTTTGTCTTCCGCAAAGATGAGCAGCCGCTGGCAGATGAGATCGACAAAGCGATTACCGAGATCAAAGCCGATGGCACACTGAAACAATTGAGCGAGAAATGGTTGGGCGATGACTTTACCAAAACGCTGGCGGAAGCCAAAGTGACCCAGTAA
- a CDS encoding amino acid ABC transporter permease yields MSRRFDINYVFDFIPKLLAYLNITLLIVGSSIALGLLIGLLVALPRLYHVPVLQRLSRIYVSFFRGTPILIQLFLIYYGLPEILGWLHIDVSRFSVLYFVILTYALNSGAFISEMIRAAVEAVDKGQIEAAQSIGMSGYQTFQRIILPQALGISVPLFGNLVIGNLKDTSLAFTLGVMEMTGRSQTLGTATQHFIETYIALSLIYFVISVILERGFVWLERYLNRYARTDQVQQRTPSSRRWQLRPIPLNGKGGKNG; encoded by the coding sequence ATGAGCAGACGTTTTGACATCAACTATGTGTTTGACTTTATACCGAAGCTACTAGCGTACCTGAACATCACGCTGCTCATCGTCGGCAGCTCGATTGCACTAGGGCTGCTGATCGGTTTGCTGGTCGCACTGCCGAGGCTGTACCATGTGCCTGTCTTGCAGCGGCTGTCACGCATCTATGTATCGTTTTTCCGCGGTACGCCGATTTTGATTCAACTGTTTCTGATTTATTATGGATTGCCGGAAATACTCGGCTGGCTACATATCGATGTATCCCGCTTTTCCGTTCTGTATTTCGTCATACTGACGTATGCGCTGAATAGCGGAGCATTCATTTCGGAGATGATCCGAGCAGCGGTGGAAGCGGTGGATAAAGGACAGATTGAAGCAGCACAGTCGATCGGCATGAGCGGGTATCAGACATTTCAGCGCATCATTTTGCCGCAAGCATTGGGCATCTCAGTGCCGCTATTCGGCAATTTGGTAATCGGGAATCTGAAGGACACCTCGCTCGCCTTTACACTAGGCGTGATGGAAATGACGGGACGTTCGCAAACCCTCGGTACGGCGACCCAGCATTTTATCGAAACGTATATCGCATTATCGCTCATCTACTTTGTGATCAGCGTCATTCTAGAACGCGGATTTGTCTGGTTGGAGCGTTATTTGAACCGATATGCACGTACTGATCAGGTGCAGCAGCGTACACCATCGTCTCGGCGCTGGCAGCTGCGACCGATTCCACTTAACGGAAAAGGAGGCAAAAACGGATGA
- a CDS encoding amino acid ABC transporter permease, producing MSFDPSFMWTAFLSLFKALPTTLLITFISVIAGFVIGGVVALSRIYRIPVLAQLSAAYVTFVRGTPMLMHLLLIYFGLPLLIDGIAKALGSSFTSASIPLIGFACIAFSITAGAYMSEVVRAGILAVDRGQIEAAHSVGMTTPQALRRIVFPQALAVSLPNLSNSVIGMLHGSTLAYTISVVEINAQAQIVAADNWKYFEAYVAAALLFWGLTVLIERLSGWLEYRLNSFQRGGAL from the coding sequence ATGAGCTTTGATCCTTCATTTATGTGGACTGCTTTTCTCAGTCTATTCAAGGCATTGCCTACAACGCTGTTGATCACATTCATATCGGTGATTGCTGGGTTTGTGATTGGCGGTGTGGTGGCATTGAGCCGGATTTACCGGATTCCGGTGCTGGCACAGCTGTCGGCGGCGTATGTTACGTTTGTTCGCGGTACACCAATGCTGATGCACCTGTTGCTGATTTACTTTGGCTTGCCGCTTCTCATCGACGGAATCGCCAAGGCGCTGGGTAGCTCCTTCACATCCGCTTCGATTCCGCTCATCGGCTTTGCCTGCATCGCCTTTTCCATTACGGCGGGAGCATATATGTCAGAGGTGGTGCGCGCTGGTATTCTGGCGGTGGATCGCGGTCAGATCGAAGCGGCGCATTCGGTTGGTATGACAACACCGCAGGCACTGCGCCGGATTGTCTTTCCACAGGCACTGGCAGTTAGTTTACCGAATCTATCCAACTCAGTGATTGGTATGCTACACGGCTCCACACTGGCATATACGATATCGGTGGTCGAGATCAACGCGCAGGCACAGATTGTAGCTGCGGATAATTGGAAATATTTTGAGGCTTATGTGGCGGCAGCGCTGCTGTTCTGGGGACTAACGGTTCTAATCGAACGGTTGAGCGGCTGGCTGGAATATCGACTGAACAGCTTTCAACGGGGAGGTGCACTATGA
- a CDS encoding amino acid ABC transporter ATP-binding protein translates to MIALEKISKSFGKHEVLKQIDLSVDKGEVVVILGPSGSGKTTLLRCINYLERPDQGQIQVGKHKVSGKHPSRHDIHQLRQQTAMVFQQYNLFKHKTALENVMEGLTVVRRIPRSTAEEISTRMLQKVGLGEKLHHYPSQLSGGQQQRVGIARALALNPEVILFDEPTSALDPELVGEVLEVIRRIAEEGITMIIVTHEMGFARDVASRVVFMDGGVVVEQGKPDEIFQRPREERTKQFLRRITPEANYSI, encoded by the coding sequence ATGATCGCGCTGGAGAAGATCAGCAAGTCGTTCGGTAAGCATGAGGTATTAAAACAGATCGATCTGTCGGTGGACAAAGGCGAGGTGGTCGTTATCCTTGGTCCCAGCGGCTCTGGCAAAACGACTTTGCTGCGCTGCATCAATTATTTGGAGCGTCCAGATCAAGGACAGATTCAGGTCGGCAAGCATAAGGTGAGCGGCAAGCATCCGTCCCGCCACGATATTCACCAGCTGCGTCAGCAGACTGCGATGGTCTTTCAACAATACAATCTATTCAAGCATAAGACAGCACTAGAAAATGTCATGGAAGGATTGACCGTCGTGCGCCGTATTCCGCGCAGCACGGCGGAGGAGATCAGTACCCGCATGCTGCAAAAGGTAGGGCTGGGCGAGAAGCTACACCATTATCCAAGTCAGCTATCAGGCGGTCAGCAGCAGCGTGTCGGCATTGCCCGCGCGCTGGCGCTCAATCCCGAAGTTATTCTGTTTGACGAGCCGACATCGGCGCTTGATCCAGAGCTGGTCGGTGAGGTGCTGGAAGTCATTCGGCGTATTGCAGAAGAGGGCATTACGATGATTATCGTCACCCATGAAATGGGCTTTGCCCGTGATGTGGCGAGCCGTGTCGTTTTTATGGATGGCGGTGTTGTGGTAGAGCAGGGTAAGCCGGATGAGATTTTTCAGCGTCCACGCGAGGAGCGTACGAAGCAGTTCTTGCGCCGGATTACGCCGGAAGCAAATTATTCCATTTAA
- a CDS encoding LLM class flavin-dependent oxidoreductase: protein MTIPVGILDQTPIYEGETAEQSFARTIELAQLAERLGYRRFWVSEHHDSASVSGSSPEVLISYLLARTNHILLGSGGVMLQHYSPYKVAENFNVLAALAPGRVELGIGRAPGGLPRSTRALQGEHGDHRSLTDKLVETRNYLHNRIADDHVLAGIHVSPQSAQPAPIFLLGASRDSAELAARQGLPYVFSLFINGDEEVALEAVQAYRASFVPSAELAEPHVILALSIIVADSDQEADALAGENLSVKIHLESGRVLTVGTVAQAEEFGRQSNETFRIEVKEAKVVKGSADHVYEQLSHIRERFDIQEIITHTVIRDFDKKVRSFELLQQVFVQHGEENGITNATAELDTSAAAR from the coding sequence ATGACCATACCTGTTGGAATATTAGATCAAACGCCCATTTATGAAGGGGAAACAGCTGAGCAGTCCTTTGCCCGTACGATTGAACTGGCACAGCTTGCGGAGCGACTCGGTTATCGACGCTTCTGGGTGTCGGAGCATCACGATTCTGCGAGCGTATCTGGTTCATCACCAGAGGTGTTGATTTCCTATCTGCTCGCGCGTACGAATCATATTTTGCTTGGTTCTGGTGGCGTGATGCTCCAGCATTACAGCCCGTACAAAGTTGCTGAGAATTTTAATGTACTAGCAGCACTAGCACCGGGACGAGTGGAGCTTGGCATCGGTCGAGCACCAGGCGGGCTGCCGCGTTCGACGCGTGCGCTGCAAGGGGAGCATGGTGATCACCGTTCATTGACAGATAAGCTGGTGGAGACGCGCAATTATTTGCACAATCGAATTGCGGATGATCATGTGCTAGCAGGCATTCATGTCAGCCCGCAATCGGCACAGCCTGCGCCGATCTTCCTGCTGGGTGCAAGTCGCGATAGTGCGGAATTGGCGGCTCGTCAAGGATTGCCTTATGTATTCTCACTCTTTATCAACGGTGATGAAGAGGTGGCGTTAGAAGCCGTACAGGCATATCGGGCATCCTTTGTACCTTCTGCCGAGCTGGCAGAGCCACATGTGATCTTAGCGCTATCCATTATTGTCGCGGATAGTGATCAGGAAGCTGACGCGTTGGCGGGTGAGAATTTGTCCGTCAAAATTCATCTGGAAAGCGGTCGTGTGCTCACTGTCGGTACCGTGGCACAGGCGGAGGAATTTGGTCGTCAATCAAACGAAACGTTCCGCATCGAAGTGAAGGAAGCCAAAGTTGTCAAAGGCTCTGCGGATCATGTATATGAGCAGCTATCCCATATTCGCGAACGCTTTGATATTCAGGAGATTATTACCCATACCGTGATCCGCGATTTTGATAAAAAAGTACGCTCCTTTGAGTTGTTGCAACAGGTATTCGTGCAGCATGGTGAAGAGAACGGTATCACCAACGCTACCGCCGAGCTGGACACATCCGCAGCAGCACGATAG
- a CDS encoding amidohydrolase — protein sequence MTLTEALQERLVEVRRHLHRHPELSGEEIETTAYLREQLWAAEIAILDTPSLKTGIIAEIGSTDGPIVALRGDIDALPVQEETGLPFASEIPGKMHACGHDFHTASLLGAAYLLKQQEDQLPGKVRLIFQPAEEKSKGAQQVIAAGVLEGVSAVFGLHNKPDLPVGTVGVKEGALMAAADGFRVDVRGKGTHAAVPEAGLDPIVISAHIITALQSIVSRSISAQDSAVISVTQLNSGHVWNVIPDLARLEGTIRTFDEKVRRHVRQQFEQVTYGVAAAFGGTVTITWIDGPPPIHNSEEWVPVVEQAVQAAGLQAIVPAVSPASEDFSFYQQEVPGVFLFVGTSGPQEWHHPAFDVDEQALSSTAHVLSQTARHALNKLSSLHDVRV from the coding sequence ATGACACTAACAGAAGCATTGCAGGAACGGTTGGTGGAGGTGCGTCGTCATCTGCACCGCCATCCCGAACTGTCCGGTGAGGAGATAGAAACAACGGCATATCTCCGTGAGCAGCTATGGGCTGCTGAGATTGCTATTTTGGATACACCATCGCTAAAAACAGGCATAATCGCGGAAATTGGGTCGACGGACGGTCCCATCGTCGCGCTACGTGGCGATATTGATGCGTTACCTGTCCAGGAGGAAACCGGGCTTCCCTTTGCATCGGAGATTCCCGGTAAAATGCACGCTTGCGGGCATGATTTTCATACTGCTTCCCTGCTTGGTGCCGCCTATTTGCTCAAGCAGCAGGAGGATCAATTGCCGGGCAAAGTCCGTCTGATCTTCCAACCTGCTGAAGAAAAGTCGAAGGGAGCTCAGCAGGTCATCGCTGCGGGTGTATTGGAGGGCGTATCCGCTGTATTCGGTCTGCATAACAAACCGGATCTGCCAGTTGGCACGGTCGGCGTGAAGGAAGGCGCACTCATGGCAGCTGCTGATGGATTCCGTGTCGATGTACGCGGTAAAGGTACACATGCTGCGGTGCCAGAAGCGGGGCTAGATCCAATTGTGATTTCTGCCCACATCATTACGGCACTGCAATCCATCGTCAGCCGCAGCATTAGCGCACAGGATAGCGCGGTCATTAGTGTTACCCAATTGAACAGTGGACATGTGTGGAATGTCATTCCTGATTTGGCTCGTCTGGAAGGAACGATTCGTACCTTTGATGAGAAGGTGCGCCGACATGTTCGTCAACAGTTTGAACAGGTCACGTACGGTGTAGCGGCAGCATTCGGCGGTACGGTTACTATTACCTGGATTGACGGACCACCGCCCATTCACAATAGTGAGGAATGGGTTCCCGTTGTCGAACAAGCTGTACAAGCTGCGGGATTGCAAGCTATTGTTCCGGCTGTATCACCTGCGAGCGAAGACTTTTCCTTTTACCAGCAGGAGGTACCGGGGGTATTCCTATTCGTCGGTACATCCGGTCCACAAGAATGGCATCATCCGGCATTTGATGTGGATGAGCAGGCATTAAGTAGCACTGCGCATGTACTCTCACAAACAGCTCGACATGCGTTGAATAAGCTATCCAGCTTACATGATGTGCGTGTGTGA